The proteins below come from a single Rosa rugosa chromosome 2, drRosRugo1.1, whole genome shotgun sequence genomic window:
- the LOC133733340 gene encoding uncharacterized protein LOC133733340, which yields MDSALRLHRSALRIPSTTSRAAGLARPYSSFRPSSLSLFSKASTYRTLSRDTFSSPVICALNKPSPPSPNYDKDNGKKIVIVVGGASVVLACVLGVINNNFNFSPTAMARPRDLPKHEESAVGPVVTRPSDVLDSLLKVNRHIATSKSTWRIRTPQLSVPPRPKDYNPQSLKIAVAELIKSGKCDMAETQLKSLCETGGEVGNDVEMNLVLVLIFQGKYKEALERGCLSGGPMVESDGRVHFYKAIIYTMLGRDDEAKTSWNRFLESYSNPLSQQDYSEVVTPKYRRDTR from the exons ATGGACTCTGCACTTCGTCTCCATCGTAGTGCTCTACGCATTCCTTCCACCACTAGCCGTGCAGCCGGATTAGCAAGGCCTTATTCCAGTTTCAGACCTTCTTCTCTTTCACTTTTTTCAAAGGCTTCCACATACCGCACCCTATCGCGAGACACCTTCAGTAGTCCTGTGATATGTGCACTAAACAAACCCTCGCCACCTTCGCCAAACTACGACAAAGACAATGGTAAAAAAATTGTGATAGTAGTGGGGGGTGCTTCTGTAGTTTTGGCTTGTGTCCTTGGAGTCATCAACAACAACTTCAATTTCAGTCCCACAGCCATGGCACGCCCAAGGGATTTGCCCAAACATGAAGAAAGTGCAGTGGGACCAGTCGTGACTAGGCCGAGTGACGTGTTAGATTCATTGTTGAAGGTGAACAGACATATAGCCACATCCAAGAGTACATGGAGAATCCGGACACCGCAGCTGTCTGTTCCCCCGAGACCTAAAGATTATAATCCTCAGAGTCTTAAG ATTGCAGTAGCGGAGTTAATCAAGTCCGGAAAGTGCGATATGGCAGAGACGCAACTTAAAAGTTTATGCGAAACGGGGGGTGAAGTTGGAAACGATGTGGAGATGAATTTGGTACTAGTTCTCATTTTCCAG GGAAAATACAAAGAGGCTTTGGAACGCGGTTGTCTCAGTGGTGGTCCCATGGTTGAGTCGGATGGTCGAGTTCATTTTTACAAG GCTATTATATACACCATGCTGGGTCGGGATGATGAAGCCAAGACATCCTGGAATAGATTTTTGGAATCCTATTCCAATCCACTATCGCAGCAAGACTACTCTGAGGTTGTGACCCCAAAGTATCGAAGAGACACACGCTGA
- the LOC133732972 gene encoding uncharacterized protein LOC133732972, with translation MMDSALCLHSGALHIPSTTSQAAGLARPYSSFRPSSLSLFSKASTYRTLSRHTFSSPVTCALNKPSPPSPYYDKDNGKKIVIVVGGASVVLACVLGVINYNFNFSPAAIAAPIVVSRPKAALDSLLTVNKHLATSKSTWSVFRSTPQLNIPETPTNEDYYNLKIAVADLIKSGNCDEAETKLRGLYENIQGSEVKYNVEMELVLVLIFQEKYKEALKCKCLSDAKVDSDGRVSLYKAIIYTMLDRDQEPQYRKEAEKYWKHFVKSFQSEPQP, from the exons ATGATGGACTCTGCACTTTGTCTCCATAGTGGTGCTCTACACATTCCTTCCACCACTAGCCAAGCAGCCGGATTAGCAAGGCCTTATTCCAGTTTCAGACCTTCTTCTCTTTCACTTTTTTCAAAGGCTTCCACATACCGCACCCTATCGCGACACACCTTCAGTAGTCCTGTGACATGTGCACTTAACAAGCCCTCTCCACCTTCGCCATACTACGACAAAGACAATGGTAAAAAAATTGTGATAGTAGTGGGAGGCGCTTCTGTAGTTTTGGCTTGTGTCCTTGGAGTCATCAACTACAACTTCAATTTCAGTCCCGCAGCCATTGCAGCCCCTATAGTCGTGTCTAGGCCGAAAGCCGCGTTAGATTCATTGTTGACGGTGAACAAACATTTAGCCACATCCAAGAGTACATGGAGCGTGTTCAGATCGACACCACAGCTGAATATTCCCGAGACACCTACAAACGAGGACTATTACAATCTTAAG ATTGCAGTAGCGGATTTAATCAAGTCCGGAAACTGCGATGAGGCAGAGACAAAACTTAGAGGGTTATACGAAAACATCCAAGGGAGTGAAGTTAAATACAATGTGGAGATGGAATTGGTACTAGTTCTCATTTTCCAG GAAAAATACAAAGAGGCTTTGAAATGTAAATGTCTCAGTGATGCCAAGGTTGATTCGGATGGTCGAGTTTCACTTTACAAG GCTATTATCTACACCATGCTAGATCGGGATCAGGAACCCCAGTACCGGAAGGAAGCCGAGAAGTACTGGAAACACTTTGTCAAGTCCTTTCAAAGTGAACCACAGCCATAA
- the LOC133734545 gene encoding uncharacterized protein LOC133734545 produces the protein MVNLKMTTKYGAMASAVFASIFVAGIYFVRGRSRRKEDPPRLMRSMSMAVLHGGYLALKRLLEYHEARADKFALNQVECDFKTHLLTKKRPNYKKLTSILAKLEMSGKEAETVEILEKTRTKAKNEQKWHEAYETEMLLVEMLIYKGDYEKALKCECLSHEEISDARRPLYKAIIYIMLSKPAARDQWEKFIELNQAFHCEPGLKKESLEEAQLHNLVSDFKEFEKVVDILKDDITEAKQRKK, from the exons ATGGTGAACCTTAAGATGACAACTAAATATGGTGCAATGGCGTCAGCCGTTTTTGCCAGTATCTTTGTTGCAGGGATTTATTTTGTTCGTGGACGTTCTCGGAGAAAGGAAGATCCCCCAAGACTCATGAGGTCTATGTCCATGGCTGTCCTCCATGGAGGGTATCTGGCCTTGAAGAGATTGCTAGAATATCATGAAGCTCGAGCAGACAAATTTGCACTGAATCAAGTTGAATGTGACTTTAAGACTCACCTTCTTACTAAGAAACGCCCTAATTACAAGAAGCTGACG TCGATTCTTGCAAAGCTTGAGATGAGTGGAAAAGAAGCCGAGACAGTCGAGATATTagagaaaacaagaacaaaggctaaaaatgaacaaaaatggCATGAAGCATATGAAACTGAGATGTTACTAGTGGAAATGCTTATATACAAG GGTGATTACGAGAAGGCGCTCAAATGCGAGTGCTTGAGTCATGAAGAGATCTCAGATGCAAGGCGACCACTCTACAAG GCCATCATTTACATTATGTTGTCAAAGCCTGCTGCCAGAGATCAGTGGGAAAAGTTTATTGAGCTGAATCAAGCATTCCACTGTGAACCCGGTTTGAAGAAAGAGAGCTTGGAAGAAGCTCAACTCCATAACCTCGTTTCGGACTTTAAAGAGTTTGAGAAGGTCGTCGACATACTCAAAGATGATATAACAGAGGCGAAGCAGAGAAAGAAATAA